The Echeneis naucrates chromosome 23, fEcheNa1.1, whole genome shotgun sequence genome has a segment encoding these proteins:
- the mdm1 gene encoding nuclear protein MDM1 isoform X2, giving the protein MTVRFKCQSEYQKSYRAPRTRSVSPQRCVPFGGQMGISRESSLQRRRRLGPAGLAQSCTSLLGPPDPQQPFTGPTARAHRRSPSAPARSRSAQRKESSLDSEPPESRTDPKSPAEPENLAGPQPTADPGPQDTGPHRAPEPGRPGNSKKPHPSQPDSQPQPGPLTAANEPEHALRWRTGLRSGGQRSEYHRQFTWKKPATTVSPILTAEQQVLYSSSRSVPPFKKNPVTMATEYQLSFQGLTPPAAPRLRKHLEHQRVPLFHTHTSNKKRREESQMKPRPSHEVPTPPDDDATPPPSAQVDRGYRMLTEYQSSFRSPLYRSPEKGGATDGDILQVMQLRQQASSYRRRAWGTNFSRHHLSQLQSENNALWEPTDTTDSATDSATDHPTPRLTFDLCQDPDSRRASCVEPLDLSSHSAASSKRSSIVGSGEINNTNKNTQMKAQASQSPPGGKHTAWGEEEGDASGGGNSDGEEGRLPTPRMKMRPGQRTHHDLTTPATGGALLVGKLKPSDECSPNKQRSGSAVSMAAVGDTEDDVPVKRREAWSENNPAPASGSSPDHKPPSKAIRMKQTPPPPLAPPPPHCIQGTLRHPDFQHNGDLGLRFRAPPCSGGGCGSDEDDRLSVMSWRSAASCSMASAVLERAQKRRANFWGKR; this is encoded by the exons ATGACGGTCCGCTTCAAG tgtcagAGTGAATACCAGAAGAGCTACCGGGCTCCCCGGACCAGGAGTGTGTCTCCTCAGCGCTGCGTCCCGTTTGGTGGCCAGATGG GTATCAGCAGAGAATCAAGTCTCCAGCGTCGCAGGAGACTTGGTCCTGCTGGTCTTGCTCAGTCCTGCACTTCTCTTCTCGGTCCACCTGATCCACAGCAGCCCTTTACTGGACCAACTGCTCGTGCTCACAGAAGATCACCTTCCGCTC CTGCTCGGAGCCGCTCAGCCCAGAGGAAGGAGTCTTCCCTGGACTCAGAACCTCCTGAGTCTCGAACAGACCCCAAATCTCCTGCAGAACCAGAAAATTTAGCTGGGCCACAACCCACAGCAGATCCTGGACCTCAAGACACTGGACCACATCGTGCTCCAGAACCAGGAAGGCCTGGGAATTCTA AAAAGCCCCACCCCTCCCAGCCTGACAGCCAACCACAGCCCGGCCCTTTGACAGCAGCCAATGAG CCTGAGCATGCACTGAGGTGGAGGACGGGGCTCAGgtcaggaggtcagaggtcagagtacCACAGACAGTTCACTTGGAAGAAACCTGCCACTACTGTGTCACCCATCCTGACTGCAGAACAGCAA GTGCTGTACTCCAGCAGCAGATCTGTCCCTCCCTTTAAGAAGAATccagttaccatggcaacggAGTACCAACTGAGTTTCCAGGGTCTGACCCCTCCCGCCGCACCCCGCCTTCGGAAACATCTGGAGCATCAGCGAGTCCCGctgttccacacacacacg AGcaacaaaaagaggagggaggagtcACAGATGAAGCCCCGTCCCAGTCATGAGGTCCCCACCCCTCCGGATGATGATGCcacacctcctccttctgctcagGTGGACAGAGGATACAG gaTGTTGACAGAGTATCAGTCCAGCTTTCGTTCTCCCCTCTACAGGAGTCCAGAAAAAGGCGGAGCCACAGACGGCGACATCCTTCAG GTGATGCAGCTGAGGCAGCAGGCCTCGTCATACCGCCGCCGCGCCTGGGGAACCAACTTCTCCAGACATCACCTGAGCCAACTGCAGTCGGAGaacaatgcattgtgggaaccGACAGACACCACAGACTCAGCCACCGACTCAGCCACCGACCACCCCACCCCAcgcctgacctttgacctctgccaGGATCCAGACAGCCGCAGAGCTTCCTGTGTGGAGCCTTTGGATCTGTCCAG CCACTCCGCTGCTTCCAGTAAGAGGTCCTCCATCGTGGGCTCAGGAGaaatcaacaacacaaacaagaacacacaaatgaaagcaCAAGCATCCCAAAGTCCTccaggaggaaaacacacagcttggggagaagaagaaggcgATGCGTCAGGAGGAGGAAATTCAGACGG agaggagggaaggttACCGACTCCCAGGATGAAGATGAGACCAGGTCAGCGAACTCATCACGATCTCACCACACCTGCTAccg GAGGTGCTCTTCTCGTAGGAAAACTGAAGCCCAGTGACGAGTGTTCTCCAAACAAACAG AGGTCTGGGTCAGCCGTTTCCATGGCAGCGGTGGGCGACACCGAAGATGACGTGCCAGTCAAACGTAGAGAGGCGTGGTCAGAGAATAACCCCGCCCCGGCCTCTGGTTCCTCCCCCGACCACAAACCGCCCTCCAAAGCTATCAGGATGAAGCAAACACCCCCGCCCCCTTTGGCCCCTCCCCCACCGCACTGCATCCAGGGCACACTGAGACACCCTGACTTCCAGCACAACG gtgatCTGGGTCTGAGGTTCAGGGCGCCGCCATGTTCAGGCGGCGGCTGCGGCTCCGACGAAG ACGACCGcctctctgtgatgtcatggcGCTCAGCAGCCTCCTGCTCCATGGCATCCGCCGTCCTGGAGCGTGCTCAGAAGAGACGAGCGAACTTCTGGGGGAAGAGATGA